CTGAACGCAAGATAGACAAGCTGCCTTCCGGTATAATCTTATCCGGCACTATTGGCCTTTTAATTGGGCTTTTAATGTCTTACTTACTTTCTGGCCTTATAAATAGCATACCAATATCATGGCTTTCTATTGCTATATCTGTGATAACATATGCTACGCTTTGTTACATAAGCACCGGTATTGCAATAAGGAGGCGGGCGGACATACAGCTCTTTAAGTTCGGGCGCAGCAAAAAAACAAATAAAGAAGTCAGCAATAATAAAACAACGGGTATTCCTCCCAAGATATTTGACACAAGCGTTATAATAGACGGTAGGATATTTGATCTTTGCCAGACAGGGTTTATAGAAGGGCCTATCATTATTCCGAGGTTTATTTTAGAAGAGTTGCAGCATATAGCAGATTCTGATGATGCGCTTAAACGCAAAAGAGGAAGGCGAGGGCTTGATATAATAAGCAGAGTCCAAAAGGAACTTAAGTTAAAGGTAAGTATAATCGATAAAGATTATGATGATATTTCAGAAACAGATTCTAAACTTATAAAGCTGGCGCTGGA
This genomic stretch from Eubacteriales bacterium harbors:
- a CDS encoding TRAM domain-containing protein, giving the protein MKKLYRTLIILLGFGVGPMIVGIVEYIIARAGIIGLRDVFTPLGVLIIYFSSGILTGIIFIILSKRLSQSLMNFVVSTERKIDKLPSGIILSGTIGLLIGLLMSYLLSGLINSIPISWLSIAISVITYATLCYISTGIAIRRRADIQLFKFGRSKKTNKEVSNNKTTGIPPKIFDTSVIIDGRIFDLCQTGFIEGPIIIPRFILEELQHIADSDDALKRKRGRRGLDIISRVQKELKLKVSIIDKDYDDISETDSKLIKLALELKGQVLTNDYNLNKVASVSGVKVLNINELSNAIKPAYIPGEEMDVQVVKEGKEQGQGIAYLDDGTMIVIENGNGKTGEHIRVVVTSVLQTAAGRMIFAKCEEAYL